In the Dioscorea cayenensis subsp. rotundata cultivar TDr96_F1 chromosome 12, TDr96_F1_v2_PseudoChromosome.rev07_lg8_w22 25.fasta, whole genome shotgun sequence genome, one interval contains:
- the LOC120273904 gene encoding uncharacterized protein LOC120273904 → MQHLLSLLYFMRIMACLSREILTIQAKGDKAAAKLLLLEYAKLTTPLDVSLKKLESIQVIDVRLVVDPWSRESRGFGFVTMERIEDANRYLKFLDGLCLKVRLSLKRLGGDMVEYPLQADILGKFLHQKGGMNMNMETQCSTLRKYDSKKTNCSAICCFYPSRGYKQAGMKEQKQQNQYILSLLQSQGIQVNFEIALCTSHATIRILNSLNLQPNRKIRMSMKLQQN, encoded by the exons ATGCAACACCTACTATCATTGCTCTACTTCATGAGAATCATGGCATGCCTCAGTAGGGAGATATTGACAATACAGGCAAAAGGTGACAAGGCTGCTGCAAAATTACTTCTTCTTGAATATGCGAAACTGACAACACCATTGGATGTTTCTTTGAAAAAACTTGAAAGTATTCAG GTGATTGATGTACGTCTTGTGGTGGATCCATGGTCAAGAGAGTCTCGTGGCTTTGGATTTGTTACCATGGAGAGAATTGAAGATGCAAACCGTTACCTCAAGTTTCTTGATGGTTTGTGCTTGAAGGTCAGGTTATCACTGAAAAG GCTAGGAGGAGACATGGTCGAATACCCACTCCAAGCCGATATCTTG GGAAAATTTCTCCATCAGAAGGGTGGAATGAACATGAATATGGAGACACAATGCTCGACATTGAGAAAGTATGattcaaaaaaaacaaactgCTCAGCAATTTGTTGCTTCTATCCGTCCAGAGGTTATAAGCAAGCTGGAATGAAAGAGCAGAAGCAGCAGAACCAATACATCCTTTCGCTCTTACAATCTCAAGGTATTCAAGTAAATTTTGAGATAGCTCTTTGTACTTCACATGCTACTATCAGGATATTGAATAGCCTCAACCTTCAGCCCAATAGGAAAATAAGGATGTCGATGAAATTACAACaaaattag